The Mycobacterium seoulense genome has a window encoding:
- a CDS encoding GtrA family protein, whose amino-acid sequence MAFPRLSLVAFARTEETRKKLRYAAVSAVFVPLGQILIQILGLWLHNYTTASLLQAAIITVPNFFANKHFVWRVTSRANLRSQMLVFWVAVMLGVTLATLFTHLIENAMADRTDLVRGAAVFAAQMLGLGIVWVGRFLILDRCLFKLAGDTSEHAAEVVGEVPI is encoded by the coding sequence GTGGCCTTCCCGCGATTGAGTCTCGTCGCGTTCGCCCGCACGGAGGAAACCCGTAAGAAGCTGCGCTACGCCGCCGTGTCGGCGGTCTTCGTCCCCCTCGGCCAGATTCTCATCCAGATCTTGGGCCTGTGGCTGCACAACTACACCACCGCGTCACTGCTGCAGGCCGCCATCATCACGGTCCCCAACTTCTTTGCCAATAAGCACTTCGTTTGGCGGGTCACATCACGAGCGAACCTGCGTAGCCAAATGCTCGTATTCTGGGTGGCCGTGATGCTGGGCGTCACGCTGGCCACTCTGTTCACCCATCTCATCGAGAACGCGATGGCCGATCGGACAGACCTCGTGCGAGGTGCAGCAGTGTTCGCCGCCCAGATGCTGGGATTGGGCATCGTCTGGGTCGGCCGCTTCCTCATTCTGGACCGGTGCCTCTTCAAGCTCGCAGGCGATACTTCCGAGCACGCCGCCGAGGTCGTCGGCGAAGTCCCTATTTGA
- a CDS encoding acyltransferase: MANQIRGTIHADELVVGDGIVVEPGVVITGNGGPAKRVVLGDHCFIGHEVRILAPEFRLGDYSKLNMHTFGHGEHALQIGRNCWIGGNCVLDCMGGLDIDDNVGIGAHSQLWTHIQFGDIVEGSRFYSRKYMHVSRDAWFVGHCVVSPVSVGERSMAMVGSVVTRDMEPNHIYAGVPAKDVTDKLGPQFESRTVDQKAAKLQELLDSFFVQHPEYRDALRIARSSEDRKPGMTNFDVSSRVYTRTRSEAEVAFLKSHVPLVKFVPEDEPQFIIRDQP; the protein is encoded by the coding sequence ATGGCTAACCAGATTCGGGGCACGATTCACGCAGATGAGCTCGTCGTCGGAGACGGTATCGTAGTCGAACCTGGCGTCGTAATCACCGGAAACGGAGGGCCGGCAAAAAGGGTAGTGCTGGGCGATCACTGCTTTATAGGCCACGAGGTACGCATCCTGGCTCCCGAGTTCCGCCTCGGCGACTATAGCAAGCTCAATATGCACACCTTCGGTCACGGCGAGCATGCGCTGCAGATCGGCCGCAACTGCTGGATTGGCGGGAATTGCGTACTTGACTGCATGGGCGGGCTCGATATCGACGACAATGTCGGCATAGGCGCGCATAGCCAGCTTTGGACGCACATCCAGTTCGGCGATATCGTAGAGGGCTCGCGTTTCTACTCGCGTAAGTACATGCACGTGAGCCGGGACGCCTGGTTCGTTGGACACTGCGTCGTTTCCCCGGTCAGCGTGGGTGAACGCAGCATGGCGATGGTGGGATCGGTCGTGACGCGCGACATGGAGCCAAATCATATCTACGCGGGTGTGCCTGCAAAAGACGTCACAGACAAGCTCGGCCCTCAGTTCGAATCCCGGACAGTCGACCAGAAAGCGGCGAAGTTACAGGAACTGCTCGACTCTTTCTTCGTGCAACATCCGGAGTACCGAGACGCGCTTCGAATTGCCCGTTCGTCTGAAGATCGAAAACCGGGAATGACAAACTTCGATGTCTCTTCTCGCGTCTATACGCGGACTCGCTCGGAGGCTGAGGTCGCCTTCCTTAAATCGCACGTTCCGCTGGTCAAGTTTGTCCCAGAGGATGAGCCACAGTTCATCATCCGGGATCAGCCCTGA
- a CDS encoding glycosyltransferase family 2 protein, giving the protein MSVVIPVYRAALTLPELYDQLSHTMQQIAPTFELIFVEDCSGDMSWRIITELAAADQRVRGIRMSRNYGQQNALLCGIRAARHDVIVTMDDDLQHPVSEIEQLLAALGPDVDVVYGAPQNEQHGFLRDVASRLTKLALASAMGAEVARNVSAFRAFRTRLREGFQEYRSPTVSIDVLLSWTTSRFTVIKVRHAPRTVGVSGYSVPRLVRHAINLMTGFSTLPLQISSFIGFALVLFGISIFAYVGANYLINGSAVPGFAFLASIIAIFSGAQLFALGIIGEYLARMHFRTMDRPTYLVSETVACDDAAGG; this is encoded by the coding sequence GTGAGTGTTGTGATCCCTGTCTATCGAGCAGCACTGACATTGCCTGAGTTGTATGACCAATTGAGTCATACCATGCAGCAAATCGCTCCGACGTTCGAACTCATCTTCGTCGAGGACTGCAGTGGCGACATGTCATGGCGCATCATTACTGAACTCGCCGCGGCAGACCAGCGCGTACGGGGCATTCGCATGAGCCGCAACTACGGCCAGCAAAATGCCTTGCTGTGCGGCATCCGTGCCGCGCGCCACGACGTGATTGTTACGATGGATGACGATCTACAGCATCCGGTGAGCGAGATTGAGCAACTTCTTGCGGCGCTTGGACCCGATGTCGACGTGGTTTATGGCGCACCCCAGAATGAGCAGCATGGGTTCCTCCGCGACGTCGCGTCGCGCCTGACAAAGTTGGCGTTGGCCAGCGCCATGGGTGCTGAGGTGGCGCGGAATGTGAGTGCCTTCCGTGCGTTCCGTACCCGCTTACGGGAAGGTTTTCAGGAATATCGCAGTCCGACAGTCTCCATCGACGTATTGCTTTCCTGGACCACATCGCGATTCACGGTCATTAAGGTGCGGCACGCGCCGCGTACGGTTGGCGTCAGCGGCTATTCGGTTCCCCGCCTCGTTCGGCACGCGATTAACCTAATGACTGGGTTCAGTACGTTACCGCTGCAAATCTCGAGCTTTATCGGGTTCGCTCTGGTCTTGTTCGGCATTTCTATTTTTGCCTATGTTGGCGCCAATTACCTGATCAATGGCAGCGCCGTACCAGGCTTTGCATTCCTGGCCTCAATCATCGCGATCTTCTCTGGGGCGCAGCTTTTTGCACTTGGGATCATCGGCGAGTACCTCGCTCGTATGCATTTCCGCACCATGGACCGGCCGACCTATCTGGTGAGCGAGACTGTGGCATGCGATGATGCCGCCGGCGGCTGA
- a CDS encoding glycosyltransferase: MTDEIDFIVPVYNEGSNIANALAELYSTVTRPKRVLIVYDFDEDDTVPVVRELAPRYPGVELVRNALGKGVINAIRAGVEAARSDVVVVSMADLSDDLRVVDDMVRMIRDEGYDIVCASRYMRGGRQIGGPILKRTLSRLGGVSLYWLAGLPTHDATNAFRAYRLSVLRQIPIESSGGFEYTLEVTAKAHVAGHRITEVPSTWRDRTAGQSRFRLNKWLPHYIRWWFYSLTRGRVGAGSQLLER, translated from the coding sequence ATGACCGACGAGATCGACTTCATCGTTCCCGTCTACAACGAAGGCTCCAACATCGCCAACGCGCTGGCCGAGCTCTACTCGACGGTGACGCGCCCAAAACGGGTTCTTATCGTCTACGACTTCGATGAAGACGACACGGTACCTGTGGTCCGTGAGCTCGCACCTCGCTACCCCGGCGTCGAGCTGGTGCGCAACGCCCTCGGCAAGGGTGTGATCAATGCGATTCGCGCGGGCGTCGAGGCGGCGCGTTCTGATGTCGTGGTCGTCTCGATGGCGGATTTGTCGGACGACCTCAGAGTTGTTGACGACATGGTCCGGATGATTCGCGACGAGGGATACGACATCGTGTGCGCCTCGCGCTATATGCGGGGGGGACGGCAGATCGGCGGCCCGATCCTGAAAAGAACGCTCTCGCGGCTCGGTGGCGTATCGCTTTACTGGCTAGCAGGCCTGCCGACGCACGACGCGACAAACGCGTTTCGCGCATACCGCCTGTCCGTGCTTCGCCAGATTCCGATCGAAAGCTCAGGCGGGTTTGAGTACACACTTGAGGTCACGGCCAAGGCGCACGTCGCGGGCCACCGCATCACCGAAGTACCGTCGACGTGGCGTGACCGAACTGCAGGCCAGTCGCGGTTCCGCCTCAACAAATGGCTGCCACACTACATCAGATGGTGGTTCTATTCCCTCACCCGGGGCCGTGTAGGCGCGGGAAGTCAATTATTGGAACGTTGA
- the rffA gene encoding dTDP-4-amino-4,6-dideoxygalactose transaminase: MAIRIPFNKPCVVGSELSYVGQAVTGGHASGDGPFTKRAQAMLETCFGANRVLLTTSCTAALELAALLCDLQPGDEVIIPSYTFVSTANAFVLRGAKPVFVDIRSDTLNIDERLIEQAITPRTRAIFPVHYAGVACEMDVIMDIAERHGLLVVEDAAQGVGARFKDRWLGTIGHLGCYSFHETKNISCGEGGALVINDPAMEERAEILRDKGTNRSQYMRGQVDKYTWVDVGSSYLPSDMLAAFLVGQIENMEKITRRRGEIFDRYASILAPLVERGLIRIPVVPPECATNYHMFYVLTADVGERTALIDYLAAAGVLAVFHYVPLHSSPFARMLGVSQIDLPKTDELSSRLLRLPMYFDLTDDEVEEVAGIVLEFYQRAYPPRCYGA, translated from the coding sequence ATGGCCATCCGTATCCCATTCAACAAACCTTGCGTCGTTGGGTCGGAGTTGAGTTATGTCGGACAGGCAGTCACCGGCGGGCACGCCAGCGGCGACGGCCCGTTCACCAAGCGCGCGCAGGCCATGCTGGAAACTTGCTTTGGTGCGAATCGGGTGTTGCTGACCACATCCTGCACCGCCGCCCTCGAACTGGCCGCTCTTCTTTGCGATTTGCAGCCGGGCGACGAGGTGATCATCCCTTCGTACACATTCGTTTCCACAGCGAACGCGTTCGTGCTCCGGGGCGCCAAGCCGGTGTTTGTAGATATCAGGTCGGATACCCTCAACATCGACGAGCGACTCATCGAGCAGGCGATCACACCGCGTACGCGGGCCATATTCCCCGTCCACTACGCCGGCGTTGCCTGCGAAATGGACGTGATCATGGACATTGCCGAGCGCCATGGTCTGTTGGTTGTGGAAGATGCGGCGCAAGGTGTGGGCGCCCGCTTTAAGGATCGCTGGCTGGGCACAATCGGTCATCTTGGCTGCTACAGTTTCCATGAGACAAAAAATATTTCTTGTGGCGAGGGCGGCGCGCTGGTCATCAACGATCCAGCCATGGAAGAACGTGCCGAAATTCTGCGCGACAAAGGTACAAACCGTAGCCAGTACATGCGCGGCCAGGTTGACAAATACACCTGGGTGGACGTGGGTTCGTCTTACCTCCCCTCCGATATGCTCGCCGCATTCCTGGTGGGCCAGATCGAGAATATGGAAAAGATAACGAGGCGGCGTGGCGAGATATTCGACCGCTATGCATCCATTTTGGCCCCACTAGTCGAGCGCGGCCTGATTCGAATCCCTGTGGTGCCCCCGGAATGTGCCACAAATTACCATATGTTTTATGTGCTCACTGCGGACGTCGGGGAGCGTACGGCGCTCATCGATTATCTGGCTGCGGCCGGCGTCCTCGCCGTATTCCACTACGTGCCGCTGCATTCGTCGCCATTCGCACGAATGCTAGGCGTATCGCAGATCGATTTGCCGAAGACGGACGAGTTGAGTTCAAGATTGCTGAGGCTGCCGATGTATTTCGACCTCACCGACGACGAGGTGGAGGAGGTAGCCGGTATTGTGCTGGAATTCTATCAACGGGCGTACCCTCCCCGGTGCTACGGCGCGTGA
- a CDS encoding nucleotide sugar dehydrogenase — MGSSAESAEFEFDVCVVGGCGHVGLPLAIVMAHRDLRVAIDDIDTGAVEMVRSGRMPFVEEKAEPMLAEVINRNLIADNDPTLISRSRMVVVIIGTPVDEHLNPTFHKIHRFFESLMPYFVDGQCIILRSTVYPGTTERLDALVRAAGRSVHVAFCPERIAQGRAMRELVELPQIVAGCDDEATRVATDLFSRIAPSIVTMRPIEAELTKIFANVWRYIQFATANQFFMIATDFGMDFYRIYDALTRDYPRMAGLPKSGFAAGPCLFKDTMQLAAATESRFSLGHAAMLINEGLPNFVVEHMKSRYPLQDLTVGILGMAFKGDSDDTRESLSYKLRKILEYEAAAVICTDPFVEDPRLIPLDAAVEQSDILVLGAPHSDYRALVIPDDKPVVDIWNFFGKGAQLT; from the coding sequence GTGGGATCGTCAGCTGAATCGGCAGAATTCGAGTTCGACGTCTGCGTCGTCGGCGGCTGTGGGCACGTCGGCCTGCCGCTGGCCATCGTGATGGCTCACCGCGATCTGCGAGTCGCTATCGACGACATCGATACCGGTGCCGTCGAAATGGTCCGCTCGGGACGCATGCCCTTCGTGGAAGAGAAGGCCGAGCCCATGCTCGCTGAGGTCATTAACCGGAACCTGATCGCCGACAACGACCCGACGCTCATCTCGAGGTCGCGGATGGTCGTCGTCATCATCGGCACGCCGGTCGATGAGCACCTGAACCCCACCTTCCACAAGATCCATCGCTTCTTTGAAAGCCTGATGCCGTATTTCGTCGACGGTCAGTGCATCATTCTTCGGAGTACGGTCTACCCGGGCACGACCGAGAGGCTCGATGCTCTCGTGCGGGCGGCGGGGCGTTCCGTCCATGTAGCTTTTTGCCCCGAAAGAATCGCCCAGGGGCGCGCCATGCGTGAACTCGTCGAGTTACCACAAATCGTGGCGGGCTGCGACGACGAGGCAACAAGAGTCGCCACCGATCTCTTCAGCCGGATCGCCCCGTCGATCGTTACGATGCGGCCGATCGAAGCCGAGCTGACGAAGATCTTCGCCAACGTCTGGCGTTACATCCAGTTCGCGACCGCCAATCAGTTCTTCATGATCGCAACGGATTTCGGGATGGACTTCTACCGTATTTATGACGCGCTCACACGCGACTATCCCAGGATGGCCGGATTGCCGAAGAGTGGGTTTGCTGCCGGGCCGTGTCTGTTCAAGGACACCATGCAGCTCGCGGCCGCGACCGAGTCGCGATTCTCGCTTGGGCACGCGGCGATGCTGATCAACGAGGGCCTTCCGAACTTCGTCGTCGAACACATGAAATCGCGATACCCTCTTCAGGACTTGACGGTTGGCATCCTGGGCATGGCATTCAAGGGCGACAGCGATGACACTCGGGAGTCACTGTCGTACAAACTGCGGAAGATCCTGGAGTACGAGGCGGCTGCCGTCATTTGCACTGACCCGTTCGTCGAGGACCCTCGCCTTATCCCGCTAGACGCGGCCGTCGAGCAGTCCGACATCCTTGTGCTCGGGGCACCGCACAGCGACTACCGGGCGCTGGTGATCCCGGATGACAAGCCGGTCGTCGATATTTGGAACTTCTTCGGAAAGGGAGCGCAGCTCACGTGA
- a CDS encoding NAD-dependent epimerase/dehydratase family protein, whose product MKILVTGSAGFIAGYLVEELLTNGYEVTGIDNDSKYGPVERAYDTHPNYTAVKGDAKDVALLKELLAGCDHLVAGAAIIGGISLFHELAYDLLAENERITAATFDAAIWAHRNASLRKITVVSSSMVYESTSTYPTPEGEQRRCPSPESTYGFQKLATEYFAQGAWEQYELPHTIVRPFNCIGVGEKRALCDREIMSGNVRLAMSHVVPDLVQKVLKGQDPLHILGDGNQVRHYTYGGDLARGIRLAIESDAARNEDFNLSTATSTTVHELAEAIWRKIKGDVPLRLVSDDPFPYDVQRRVPDVQKAMDLLGFKATTSLDEALDEIIPWIENQIELGGI is encoded by the coding sequence GTGAAGATACTCGTCACGGGCTCGGCCGGTTTTATCGCCGGCTACCTCGTCGAGGAACTACTCACCAACGGTTACGAAGTAACCGGCATCGACAATGACTCCAAGTACGGGCCAGTCGAGCGAGCGTATGACACACACCCGAATTACACTGCCGTCAAGGGCGACGCCAAAGACGTTGCGCTGCTCAAAGAGTTACTCGCAGGCTGCGATCATCTCGTCGCCGGTGCGGCGATCATCGGCGGCATTTCGTTATTCCATGAGCTGGCCTACGATCTGCTGGCGGAGAACGAGCGGATCACCGCGGCGACCTTCGACGCGGCGATTTGGGCGCACCGCAACGCGAGTTTGCGCAAGATCACCGTTGTCTCGTCGTCGATGGTCTACGAGAGCACGTCGACCTATCCCACGCCCGAGGGGGAGCAGCGCCGCTGCCCATCACCGGAGTCGACCTATGGTTTTCAGAAGCTCGCGACAGAGTACTTCGCCCAAGGCGCGTGGGAGCAGTACGAGCTGCCCCACACCATCGTGCGACCGTTCAACTGCATTGGCGTGGGCGAAAAGCGCGCCCTGTGTGATCGCGAGATCATGTCAGGCAACGTCCGGCTGGCCATGAGCCACGTCGTCCCCGACCTCGTTCAGAAGGTTCTCAAAGGACAGGATCCGCTGCACATTCTCGGTGACGGCAACCAGGTCCGGCACTACACGTACGGCGGCGACCTCGCCCGTGGCATACGTCTGGCCATCGAGTCCGACGCTGCGCGTAACGAGGATTTCAACCTCTCGACCGCGACGTCCACGACCGTGCACGAACTCGCCGAGGCGATCTGGCGCAAAATCAAAGGTGACGTCCCACTGCGGCTCGTCAGCGACGATCCATTTCCCTATGACGTACAGCGGCGGGTGCCCGATGTCCAAAAGGCCATGGATTTGCTCGGTTTCAAGGCCACGACGTCACTCGATGAGGCGCTCGACGAAATAATCCCGTGGATCGAGAACCAGATCGAATTGGGCGGCATCTGA
- a CDS encoding class I SAM-dependent methyltransferase, translating into MSEGHGELNSELDRLYAARFHDDERESKARLWRVICDEFFSRYVSGDACVVDLGAGYCDFVNNISARRRIAVDLNPDAKRFAAPGVEVHQLPLERLAEAVDHGTVDLAFASNVFEHLRGPDALLKVLANVRTVLRPGGRIMIMQPNVRLVGGAFWDFFDHTLPLSERGMTEALEVAGFRVLECRARFLPYTTKSRLPQWAFLVRLYLRFRPAQFLLGKQMLVVAERSP; encoded by the coding sequence ATGTCCGAAGGGCACGGCGAGCTGAACTCCGAGTTGGATCGGCTGTACGCGGCCCGGTTTCACGACGACGAACGTGAGTCCAAGGCTCGCCTCTGGCGCGTCATCTGCGACGAGTTTTTCTCACGCTATGTGTCCGGCGATGCCTGCGTCGTCGACCTCGGCGCCGGCTACTGCGATTTCGTTAACAACATCTCGGCCCGTCGCCGGATCGCTGTCGACCTCAACCCTGACGCCAAGCGGTTTGCCGCGCCCGGCGTTGAGGTACACCAACTTCCGCTCGAACGACTCGCTGAGGCGGTCGACCACGGGACGGTCGATCTCGCGTTCGCCAGCAACGTCTTTGAGCATCTTCGTGGTCCCGACGCGTTGCTCAAAGTGCTCGCCAACGTTCGCACGGTGCTCCGACCCGGTGGGCGGATCATGATCATGCAACCAAACGTGCGGCTGGTGGGTGGCGCGTTCTGGGACTTCTTCGACCACACGCTGCCGCTGAGCGAGCGCGGAATGACCGAGGCGCTCGAGGTCGCCGGATTCAGGGTCCTCGAGTGCCGCGCGAGGTTCCTTCCGTATACGACCAAGAGTCGCCTGCCGCAGTGGGCCTTCCTCGTTCGGCTGTACCTGCGCTTCCGGCCGGCCCAGTTCCTGTTGGGCAAACAAATGCTCGTGGTCGCAGAGCGGTCCCCATGA
- a CDS encoding class I SAM-dependent methyltransferase produces MTSTLQELTSKVQPLISAVVLMPKYWASKRKVRRLLRERDEISIEVGAGDKKGAGEWVTIDVMPRCDLFWDLRKGIPFPDNSVKKVYSSHFFEHLSYSEIEKFLKECRRVLSPGGRFLICVPNARIYLEAYVNGETLTSPPYFGYLPAYNRTTRIDYVNYMAYMGGVHKYMFDEENLVFILKSAGFANVHLREFDPLLDMQERDFESIYAQAEK; encoded by the coding sequence ATGACTTCGACGCTTCAAGAGTTGACCAGCAAGGTTCAACCGCTCATTTCGGCCGTCGTGCTCATGCCGAAGTATTGGGCATCGAAGCGGAAAGTTCGGCGGCTGCTGAGGGAAAGAGACGAAATCTCGATCGAGGTAGGAGCCGGAGACAAGAAAGGGGCTGGTGAGTGGGTCACCATAGATGTCATGCCCCGCTGCGACCTTTTCTGGGATCTCAGAAAAGGTATTCCGTTTCCCGATAATAGTGTGAAAAAAGTGTATTCGTCCCACTTTTTCGAGCACTTATCTTATTCAGAGATTGAAAAGTTTCTAAAAGAATGCAGACGCGTCCTCTCGCCAGGCGGAAGGTTCTTGATCTGCGTCCCAAATGCGAGGATCTATCTGGAAGCCTACGTAAATGGCGAGACCTTGACCTCGCCACCCTATTTTGGTTACCTGCCCGCCTACAACCGTACGACACGAATTGACTATGTCAATTACATGGCATACATGGGCGGCGTGCATAAGTACATGTTCGACGAGGAAAATCTTGTTTTCATCTTGAAATCCGCTGGGTTTGCGAACGTTCATTTACGCGAGTTCGACCCACTACTTGACATGCAAGAAAGGGATTTTGAATCCATCTACGCGCAGGCCGAGAAGTAG
- a CDS encoding glycosyltransferase family 87 protein has translation MNRPTQASRGVVSPIRERLLAVTRQSERTVMLGTVLVASTVSAATGYLLAQCFSVDVLSSLVALPEDCWGDWGTNIGRHCFSDYGMVVGAASRANPWERYPLLPPNPGALIPYPAAGMMPHLLFGLPARWLGAPMLGLLAYLLALTIAVLSPAVWAARGACGLERAVVFVALGAAAIPAWFVIDRGNSAGFAVPIALVFLVALRRRRWRLVAIMVILAAVVKPQFALLAVVLFAARQWRLGGLALGGIVVSNLAAFLLWPRDFPATIGQWIHNLLHADSSFSMLTDLRNVSFGHSLLLVPDTVKLYQAGGKIPDGFLAGPRSLIGYAILVAVLLSVLAMGRRIPPVMVGILLLATATLFPPMVISYYLVFVLPVAALVVRDPDGPAGAGLFDRLATQASRRRAVGMCVSVATALSIAQIAVPGPISHPDINGQPTSHGVVGTTVFLTGLLWLIACAVIIASYLRRPDRSRGEGQLLAREGHPDGAATYLSTSEPVMESPTQRPI, from the coding sequence ATGAACAGACCCACGCAGGCGTCGCGCGGTGTGGTTAGCCCAATCCGCGAGCGTCTCCTAGCGGTCACCCGCCAGTCTGAGCGCACCGTTATGTTAGGCACCGTCCTGGTCGCGTCAACGGTTTCGGCAGCGACGGGCTACCTTCTGGCCCAGTGCTTTTCGGTGGATGTGCTCTCTTCCCTGGTGGCCCTTCCCGAGGACTGCTGGGGCGATTGGGGCACGAATATCGGTCGCCACTGCTTCAGCGACTACGGGATGGTCGTAGGTGCCGCGTCGCGGGCCAATCCCTGGGAGCGTTATCCGCTTCTTCCGCCGAACCCGGGGGCGCTGATCCCGTACCCGGCGGCTGGAATGATGCCGCACCTCTTGTTCGGGCTCCCCGCAAGGTGGCTGGGCGCACCAATGCTTGGGCTGCTCGCGTATCTGCTCGCGCTGACGATCGCGGTTCTTTCTCCGGCGGTCTGGGCGGCCCGCGGAGCATGTGGCCTGGAGCGCGCGGTGGTCTTCGTGGCGTTGGGCGCCGCAGCCATCCCGGCGTGGTTCGTGATCGATCGGGGCAACTCGGCGGGATTCGCAGTACCGATCGCATTGGTCTTCTTGGTGGCGCTGCGCCGACGGCGCTGGCGCCTCGTTGCGATTATGGTGATCTTGGCTGCGGTGGTGAAACCGCAGTTTGCTTTGCTGGCAGTGGTTTTATTCGCGGCTCGGCAGTGGCGCTTGGGCGGCCTCGCCCTCGGGGGGATCGTGGTCTCCAATCTCGCTGCGTTTCTACTGTGGCCGCGGGACTTTCCGGCGACCATCGGCCAGTGGATTCACAACCTTCTCCACGCGGACAGCAGCTTCTCCATGCTCACCGATCTCCGGAACGTTTCCTTCGGGCACTCACTCCTTCTCGTTCCGGACACCGTCAAGCTCTACCAGGCGGGCGGAAAGATACCGGACGGCTTCCTCGCTGGTCCACGATCCCTGATCGGGTATGCCATTTTGGTCGCCGTTCTCCTCTCGGTGTTGGCAATGGGCCGGCGCATCCCGCCTGTCATGGTGGGCATTCTGTTGCTTGCCACCGCCACGCTTTTCCCGCCGATGGTCATCTCCTACTACCTGGTATTCGTTTTGCCGGTCGCTGCGCTCGTCGTCCGAGACCCCGACGGCCCGGCCGGTGCTGGACTGTTCGACCGGCTCGCCACCCAGGCTTCGCGCCGTCGCGCCGTCGGCATGTGCGTGAGTGTGGCCACGGCGCTCAGCATCGCGCAGATCGCTGTACCCGGCCCGATTAGCCACCCTGACATCAACGGGCAGCCGACGAGCCATGGGGTCGTCGGTACCACGGTATTTCTGACTGGGCTTCTCTGGCTTATCGCGTGCGCGGTCATCATCGCCTCGTATCTGCGAAGGCCGGACCGCTCGCGAGGCGAAGGCCAATTGCTAGCTCGGGAGGGTCATCCGGATGGTGCTGCGACCTACTTGAGTACATCTGAGCCCGTGATGGAATCACCAACACAACGGCCGATCTAG
- a CDS encoding GtrA family protein, with amino-acid sequence MMHIIRAQFIRYVLVGLGLNASLYALYLLLTWRIMGSEAAMTITYSLGTLLSFVINRSLTFRHRGKQLAALRRFLLCYALLYLINFCTLWLIAGQMGFPHQIVQGCVVVVLPLLAFIMQKYWVFAASVGSAGRIRARTM; translated from the coding sequence ATGATGCACATCATCCGCGCACAATTCATACGCTACGTTCTCGTCGGCCTCGGACTGAACGCCTCTCTGTACGCGCTCTACCTCTTGTTGACGTGGCGGATCATGGGTAGCGAGGCCGCTATGACGATCACCTATAGCCTCGGCACCCTGCTCAGCTTCGTAATCAACCGCAGTCTCACATTTCGTCACCGCGGAAAACAGCTTGCCGCGCTGCGACGGTTTCTGTTGTGCTACGCCCTCCTCTATCTTATTAACTTCTGCACTCTGTGGCTGATTGCTGGCCAAATGGGTTTCCCTCACCAGATCGTTCAGGGCTGCGTGGTCGTAGTGCTGCCGCTGCTAGCTTTCATAATGCAGAAATATTGGGTTTTCGCTGCCAGCGTCGGCAGCGCGGGACGGATCAGGGCAAGGACCATGTGA